In Ovis canadensis isolate MfBH-ARS-UI-01 breed Bighorn chromosome 15, ARS-UI_OviCan_v2, whole genome shotgun sequence, the genomic stretch GGCTAAGTGATGTCATGGAGTTCTAATTGTTTTTCAGAGGTAAATCTGATTCAGGTGAATTACTTAATATCTGGAGGCATGTGGGGTTATTACAGTGATTGCCCTGATTAATTCATATCTTCAATTTCTTCTAGCTCTCATCACATAGGTTGTAAGAAAGCATTTAGTTCACTGCACTTGTGTGTGCTTTAGGTACAATAAATTATCCTATTAGTCCTGTAGTAGAGGGCATATTCTATTGATTTTTAAGCTCAGAGCTGAGGTAACAAGGAGACCATAAACCTGAGTCCCTCCAAGAGACCAAATTGTGCTTGGAGACACTTGGAGAGATTAGCATTCTCAGGAGAGGCTCTTTATAGGATATTCCTGCAGGCCTCAGGTCCCCCAGGATAGGAAGTTTAATGGCACCTGCTGTAGATATAGTAAATATGCTGGGACTCAGTCTGAGAAGTGAGATCATCTGGTTAGAGGTAGGATAATCAGGTTATAGGCAGGAGAGTTGTGACTGAGGTGGAAAGAACAAGTTCAGTGCTTCTACCAGAAGGGAATGCTAGAACCTAGGTTAAAGGTTCTAGGTTAAGTCCTAAGTCCTGAGGACTTAGCCAGTGTGGTTGTCTGAAAGATGGCTCAACTTCTTATTAACAAAATTAATATAGATGGAAATTAAGTTAAATATTTAACCTGTGATAATTTTTGTTAACCTAGACCTAGAATTTAATCCTGAACTATATTGGTCAAAACCTCATTGttttaatgaaactttttttATTCAGACTAAGTAGATGCCTCATATTATATGAGCTCATAATAACACTGATACTGGAACCAAAATAATGATTTACCAATTTAAAATTTAGTATTGTTAGAATACTTTTCCAAAATAATCATGCTTTCTGGTCAGCTAATATCTGGGAGCCAAAAGTTATATTTACAATTTTACTtggtatatgtggaatctaaaggaagattacaaatgaacttacctacaaaataaaaatagagttacatataaagaaaaaaaaaaaaacttatagttaccagggAGTCAGGGAGtgagagggataaactgggagactgggattgaagTATAcccactactgtatataaaataagtaactaaGAAAGAcccactgtgtagcacagagaactctactccatgctctgtaatagcctatatgggaaaagaatttaaaaaggagtgtgtgtgtgtgtgtgtgtgtgtgtgtgtatgtatataaaattccctttgctatatagcagaaacaaacacaacattgtaaatcaactatactccaatatatttttttaaattaaaagttaaagaagTAACAATTTTACTTGGAAAGCAAAAAATCAACTTCATGTGTATTGTATGACTGAAGAATATATTATACatcttctggaagaatttgacTTGGTCATTTACAGTAGAGCACAAATATCTAGTAACCTGAACACCCGTGTTTTCTAGACATAGTCACTTTCTCTATTGGCTCatctttgtaaaataatttttttaaccattcaGTTTGGATGATTTTATGAAATCATGAAATTTATCAACTCAGTAACTTTCTTTTCAATATAAGATCATTTTTATTTCACACCACTTCATTGCCCCCAGTTGTCCTTTAGTATTTCTCAagcctccttttccttttatctATAAGCCCTATCATTGGGAATGTGATAAGAGAAGTTAAATATACAAATGTCTGATCTCATCCATGATGGctggacttttaattttttgaatgtttaaaatgGTAGAGAGTTACATCTCCATTTTTACCAATATATCAGTTATTAACTCTGTAGTGCTGTACTATGATTAAAATGTATCTAGCTAACTGGACACTTCTGAAAAAAAGTCAAGGGagatagaaaaaaaggaaagagaataccTTTGTACAATTTTTTTGTCTGCCCAAAAGCACAGTTCCATGCATTTGATGAACTGAAATATTGTATTACTGAAGAAATCCTTCAATAGCCAGTTGTACGTTACTGGatttcagtgtcttttccaatacataacaatgaaaaaaaaaatgggtcttCATGTTTTTGTAAtctttgtgatttttaatttGGATAGGATCGTGGCATACTCATTTTTTGGATAATGCTAGACTACAACAGGAGCAACCTTCAACTTACCACCTTCCTGCTACTTGGCATTCCAGGATTGGAGGATGCCCACCTATGGATCTCCATCCCCTTCTGTCTGGTCTACCTACTGTCACTGATGGGGAATGTTGCTCTTTTATTAATTATCAAGACAGATCGCAAACTGCACGAACCTATGTACCTCTTTCTATGCATGCTCTCAGTTGCGGATTTGACACTTACTTCTTCTACACTTCCCAAGATACTCAGTCTCTTCTGGTTCAATGACAGAGAGATCTACTTTGAAGCCTGCCTTACTCAAATGTATTTTATCCATTCTCTGTCTACTATGGAATCTGGATTTATCTTGGCCATGGCTTTTGACCGATTTGTAGCTATCTGCCACCCCCTAAGACATTCCACTATCTTAACACCTGCAGTGATTGTAGGCTTGGGTTTGCTTATTGTCTTCAGAGGAGCTGTACTTCTCAGTCCACACCCCTTTCTACTAAGATGGCTTTCCTACTGCAAAACTAATGTCATCTCCCATACTTACTGTGAGTTTATGGCCCTGATAAAGCTGGTTTGCTCTGAGACCAAGATTCGTAGAGCCTACAGCTTAATTGTGGCATTCCTGACAGGAGGATTGGATTTCATACTGATCATCTGTTCTTACATCCTTATTCTTTTCACAGTCTTCAATCTCCCATCCAAAGCTGCCCGCCTCAAGACCTTGAGTACCTGTGTCTCCCATGTATGGGTCATTTTGGTGTTTTATACAccagcttttttctcttttctcactcATAGGTTTGGTCACCACATTGCTCCACCTGTCCACATTTTTATAGCCAATATATACCTTCTCATTCCACCCATGATGAATCCTATTATTTATGGTGTTAAAACCAAAAGAATCAGGGAAGGATTCCTTAAATTCTTAACAATCAAATGTGTTCAACTTTGCAAAGTTTGTGAGTCCCCAGATCATCAACAGAGATAAGGGTTTTATTAAACAGGAAATGTTGAAAATGAGTCAGCATTACCTTGAAGTGAAAAACTTTTCAGCTAAATCTTGGATTCATACAAGCTAGAAAGCTTGGTAAGTATATTGATTTCAGGGAAATTAGCAAATATCAAAGATacacagaaagtaaaaaaaactAGAGCaaagtgtttaatttttattatttttctttcctagctAGTATTTGGTATAGTCTTTGGGACTTGTTAAGCCATGACAGTttatatcaaaataattttaattttaatcaggtccaatatattttcttttcttatgtgtATCAGGGTtttagtgtcatatctaagaaatttaTTGGCTAATCTGGGTTATAAAGATTTTCTcctaaatttttttccaaaacctTATGTTGTCTGAGGTGTGAGATTTAGAGTGAAGTTTATCTGTGCTAGAGGAATAAACCTCAGCCTAAATTCCCCTTTATGTAACAAAAGTTTTCTAATGTCTACTCTATCCTCCTTAATCAAATATGgttacatttaaaagaatacataatACCCAAGTAgtaatataaatgtaaaactaGCAACATGTATACTTGTGTATGACAATACTAGGTGATATAATAATTAGCCCTTTTACCTATGCATAGAATAACTGTAAATATGAAAGTTATAAATATCAGTGAATCTTAGTGTATTTCACTGATTACTCAGACACCATGAGaaatgttattgttgctgttggtggtgtaattttcaaaaatatttaataacttcTGATAATAGTCTTAAACAATATATACCATTCTCTTGAATAGTTATATTTCTATAATATCAAGTATATATTTGCTTGTTAAAACCATACAAAAGTAATTTCTGATTTTTAgtaaagcaaagtgaaaaaaatctacattCATAACAGCAAATACAAGCAAGTTGAAATTCTATATTCAGAATACTATataggcttttgtttttttaactacaCAATATCCAGTTGCATATCTGAAATTTCTCTCATATACAGGACATTTTGTGGAGGGTGGGAGGTTGGGAGGAATTATTCTATGTATTGGAGGTTTCTTTCTGGTTTATAGTCACTAAATCTAGTCACGTCTCTTAAATACTTTGATGACAATaacaaaacacaaagagaaatttCCAAGATAATCCCTAAAGATCAGCATCACCTCCATTAGGTATCAATCACTGATAGAACTATAGTGCTAGTTATAGTATCTGAGTAATAGTAAGCACATCACAAATATTGACTACTCTTGTTGCTTGTATAGTTATTGAAAATTGAGTGAGTAATGTATAATAAGAGAATCCCCAATGACAAACATTTTTGCTATCTTATTTATTATTAGGcctgaaataaaacatattttctttttagataaTAGGAAGAAAATCTACATTCTCTAACCAGTTCTACTCAAGTAGTAAGTTTAAGATACAGTGGAAAAGTCAACTGATGACATTCCAAATTTGAACCTGAGTAATTCAGTACCAAACCAAAAAATAAACCCATAGAATTAGCTGAAGTAGTTGAAATGCCATTTCTCTGGGCCACCATACATTTAACTTCGGTATGTCTCTGTACTTGTTTTAACACTGCAGTGGATAGCTTCTGGGCATGAGAAAAGCAGTACTAGAAGTAGTTCTGACCTTTGTGCCCAAGTGTCAAAGGTTTTTGATTGTACTCAGAATGATGTAGTTAAGAAATTTAACTCTCACCTATACAAATAGGTGACTATAATGTGTAAGATCCCTTTTAGTCTAAGTCTGGTATGGTTTACAAAAATTTACACAACGTATCTTCAAAGCACAAGACAAACTcttgttttgatttcattttctccctttatGAACAATGAAATTCAAGATGCAATTAAGGAATAACTGTCACATGTAAATGataatgttgttgttgtcattataAGCTATATTTCGTGTTGAAAATAGAGTGGCTTTATGACATAACCATcatcagccagttcagttcagtttctcagtcatgtctgactctttgcaacccaatggactgctgcatgccagacttcccgtccatcaccaactcccggagcttgctcaaactcatgcccctcgggtcggtgatgccatccaaccatccaattctctgttgtccccttctcctcctgtcttcaaaagTGTCAGTTTAAAGGcagtcaactttctttatgggccaactctcacatccatacatgactactggaaaaaccatagctttgactatatggacttttgtcaacaaagtaacatctcttctttttaatatgttgtctaggtttgtcatagcttttcttccaaggaaaaatgggtgtatatttataaataggtACTTAGAATAGAAATTCACAATAACAAGACTGGATATATGATGATTGTATATATCTACACTTatgtatatcttttaaaattgctcTCAATAATGATTATTAGTTTTCTCTATGTAAGTCTTATGTCTATATGTATTTTGTATAATATGTCTTGATGAATACTTTATACTTAAGCTATTTTAAATGACATGAGACTGCAATAACCCTTTGAGTGAAATTAACAACTGTCATCTAGATGAAAATAATATTGGCATAAAAATAGGTAGTTGAaggaaaaattccaaaatattgaTGCATGAGTCAAAACATGATGAATTTCATGAAACCAGAATCTTACTATTTAACAAACCTGTACATAGATGTTACCATTGACATAGAGAACAACATTGTTATCACATATTCAGGAATTCCATTACATTTTTTACTTAGGCCCACTCTTCTTCACTCACCTTTGGTGACAAAAAGCAGAATAATCAATTGCAAGTCAAAATACAAATTACAGaaacaagatggcagaataggTGGATGTGAAGTACCTATCTGTCCATGGAGACATcaagaatacaccttcagacacagaagtgcataccgaacaccagctgagagtggacaggagtaactgaccagtggaaaataat encodes the following:
- the LOC138420311 gene encoding olfactory receptor 52K2-like — translated: MLDYNRSNLQLTTFLLLGIPGLEDAHLWISIPFCLVYLLSLMGNVALLLIIKTDRKLHEPMYLFLCMLSVADLTLTSSTLPKILSLFWFNDREIYFEACLTQMYFIHSLSTMESGFILAMAFDRFVAICHPLRHSTILTPAVIVGLGLLIVFRGAVLLSPHPFLLRWLSYCKTNVISHTYCEFMALIKLVCSETKIRRAYSLIVAFLTGGLDFILIICSYILILFTVFNLPSKAARLKTLSTCVSHVWVILVFYTPAFFSFLTHRFGHHIAPPVHIFIANIYLLIPPMMNPIIYGVKTKRIREGFLKFLTIKCVQLCKVCESPDHQQR